One part of the Neisseria zalophi genome encodes these proteins:
- the secA gene encoding preprotein translocase subunit SecA: MLTNLAKKVFGSRNDRLLKQYRKTVSKINDLEPKIKALSDDELKAKTPEFKQRIANGESLDSILPEAFAVCREASRRVLGMRHFDVQLIGGMVLHNGKIAEMRTGEGKTLVATLPVYLNALTGRGVHVVTVNDYLASRDAGIMEPLYNFLGLTVGVIVSDMQPFFRQTAYNSDITYGTNNEFGFDYLRDNMVTDQYDKVQRDLAFAVVDEVDSILIDEARTPLIISGQADDNVQLYQVIDQVPGKLHRQETEEGEGDYWVDEKAHQVILSEAGHEHAEQVLTDMGLLQEGDSLYSAGNIMLMHHLMAALRAHTLFHKDQHYVIQDGEIVIVDEFTGRLMAGRRWSEGLHQAVEAKEGVEIKRENQTLASITFQNYFRLYDKLSGMTGTADTEAFEFQSIYGLETVIIPTNRPMQRKDYNDQIFRTAEEKYEAVVNDIQACFDKGQPVLVGTTSIENSELVSRLLTEAGLPHNVLNAKEHEREALIVAQAGKTSMITVATNMAGRGTDIVLGGNVKHLSDAIMADETLSDEEKQARISSLENNWETEHRRVLEAGGLHIIGTERHESRRIDNQLRGRAGRQGDPGSSRFYLSFEDPLLRLFALDRAAAILNRLAPERGVAIEHSLLTRQIEGAQRKVEGRNFDMRKQVLEYDDVANDQRKVIYHYRNEILTNKDVGDLAQSIRDEVVADLVNIYMPPDTMEEEWDIPSLEAQLAGEFRIQADIQGWLKQDNTLDNQDVKERLVQQVEKEYAAKVELVGKQNMSGFERNVLLQVIDSNWREHLAAMDYLRQGIHLRSYAQKNPKQEYKREAFIMFENLWAGIKQSAASLMTSVEVEQSDNIVAESEPQEPAMMQTIHSGAPTMEDVLGESRQELATEAFDPTGNDFSPEALAAQGLNVHRNDPCPCGSGKKYKHCHGKLN, translated from the coding sequence ATGCTTACTAATTTAGCTAAAAAAGTTTTTGGCAGCCGTAATGACCGCCTACTGAAACAATATCGGAAAACCGTATCAAAAATCAATGACCTGGAACCTAAAATAAAAGCTTTGAGCGATGATGAGCTTAAAGCCAAAACACCGGAATTCAAGCAACGTATTGCCAACGGCGAAAGCTTGGATAGCATCCTTCCAGAAGCGTTTGCTGTTTGTCGTGAAGCCAGCCGTCGGGTGTTGGGTATGCGTCATTTTGATGTACAACTTATCGGCGGTATGGTGTTACACAACGGTAAAATTGCCGAAATGCGTACCGGCGAGGGTAAAACACTGGTTGCCACACTTCCCGTTTATTTGAATGCGTTAACAGGACGTGGCGTACACGTTGTGACCGTGAACGATTATTTGGCTTCGCGTGACGCGGGTATTATGGAGCCGCTGTATAACTTTCTTGGGCTGACGGTGGGTGTGATTGTCAGCGATATGCAGCCGTTTTTCCGACAAACTGCCTATAATTCAGATATTACATACGGTACCAATAACGAATTCGGTTTCGATTATCTGCGTGACAATATGGTGACCGACCAATACGATAAAGTACAACGTGATTTGGCATTCGCCGTTGTGGACGAAGTGGATTCAATTCTGATTGATGAAGCGCGCACGCCGTTGATTATTTCCGGACAAGCCGATGATAATGTTCAGCTTTATCAAGTTATTGATCAGGTTCCGGGGAAATTGCACCGCCAAGAAACAGAAGAGGGTGAAGGCGATTACTGGGTAGATGAAAAAGCCCATCAGGTTATTTTGAGTGAAGCGGGCCACGAACATGCCGAGCAGGTTTTAACCGACATGGGTTTGCTGCAAGAGGGTGATTCGCTTTACTCTGCCGGTAATATTATGCTGATGCACCATTTAATGGCAGCATTACGTGCCCACACCTTATTCCATAAAGATCAACATTATGTGATTCAAGATGGTGAAATTGTGATTGTCGACGAATTTACTGGCCGCTTGATGGCCGGTCGTCGTTGGTCAGAAGGTTTACACCAAGCAGTTGAAGCGAAAGAGGGCGTGGAAATCAAACGTGAAAACCAAACTTTGGCTTCAATTACGTTCCAAAACTATTTCCGTTTATACGACAAATTATCCGGTATGACCGGTACGGCCGATACTGAAGCATTTGAGTTCCAAAGTATTTATGGCCTTGAAACTGTGATTATCCCAACCAACCGTCCGATGCAGCGGAAAGACTACAACGATCAGATTTTCCGTACCGCCGAAGAAAAATACGAGGCGGTAGTAAACGATATTCAAGCTTGCTTTGATAAAGGCCAACCCGTATTGGTTGGTACAACCAGCATTGAAAATTCTGAGTTGGTATCCCGACTATTGACCGAAGCCGGTTTGCCGCACAATGTTTTGAATGCGAAAGAGCATGAGCGTGAAGCCTTGATTGTGGCACAAGCCGGTAAAACCAGTATGATTACTGTGGCTACCAATATGGCCGGACGGGGTACGGATATTGTGTTGGGCGGTAATGTTAAGCACTTAAGCGATGCCATTATGGCAGATGAAACCTTAAGCGATGAAGAAAAACAAGCGCGTATTTCATCGCTGGAAAATAACTGGGAGACCGAGCACCGACGTGTTTTAGAAGCGGGCGGTTTACATATTATCGGTACAGAACGGCACGAAAGCCGCCGTATCGACAACCAACTGCGTGGCCGTGCCGGTCGTCAGGGTGATCCGGGTTCCAGCCGTTTCTATCTTTCGTTTGAAGATCCATTGTTGCGTTTATTTGCTTTAGACCGTGCCGCTGCCATTTTGAACCGCTTAGCCCCTGAGCGCGGGGTAGCGATTGAGCACAGCCTGCTGACCCGACAAATTGAAGGAGCGCAGCGCAAAGTGGAGGGGCGCAACTTTGATATGCGTAAACAGGTTTTGGAATACGATGATGTGGCAAATGATCAACGTAAAGTCATTTATCATTATCGTAATGAAATTCTCACCAATAAAGATGTCGGCGATTTGGCTCAAAGTATTCGTGATGAAGTCGTGGCAGATTTGGTAAATATTTATATGCCGCCGGATACCATGGAAGAAGAGTGGGATATTCCGTCTCTTGAGGCGCAATTGGCTGGAGAATTTAGAATTCAGGCCGATATCCAAGGATGGTTAAAGCAAGACAATACTTTGGATAATCAGGATGTTAAGGAGCGCTTGGTTCAGCAGGTAGAGAAAGAGTATGCAGCTAAAGTTGAATTGGTCGGTAAGCAAAATATGAGTGGTTTTGAGCGCAATGTCTTGTTGCAGGTGATTGACAGCAATTGGCGTGAACATCTTGCTGCGATGGACTATTTGCGTCAGGGTATTCATTTGCGTAGTTATGCTCAAAAAAACCCCAAGCAGGAATACAAACGTGAAGCATTTATTATGTTTGAAAACCTGTGGGCAGGCATCAAACAAAGTGCTGCTTCTTTGATGACCAGTGTTGAGGTTGAGCAGTCTGACAATATTGTTGCCGAAAGCGAGCCGCAGGAACCGGCTATGATGCAAACGATTCATTCCGGTGCGCCGACTATGGAAGATGTATTGGGTGAGTCACGCCAAGAGTTGGCAACCGAAGCGTTTGACCCTACCGGCAATGATTTCAGCCCTGAGGCATTGGCGGCACAAGGATTGAATGTGCATCGAAATGATCCTTGCCCTTGTGGAAGCGGTAAAAAATACAAACATTGTCATGGTAAGTTAAATTAA
- a CDS encoding glutathione S-transferase family protein, which produces MGLLVDGKWHTDWYDTESTGGKFVRSKAAFRNWVTADGSAGPSGKDGFKAEPDRYHLYVSLACPWAHRTLIFRHLKGLEEMIPISVVNAFMLDDGWTFEEGDGVIPDMVNHKNKLHEIYTQAMPDYSGRVTVPVLWDKKTNTIVSNESSEIIRMFNSAFDGIGAKPGDYYPVELREEIDSLNEWIYDTVNNGVYKAGFATTQSAYNEAVGALFESLDRLEGILSKQRYLTGDRLTEADWRLFTTLLRFDAVYYGHFKCNIRQIEDYPALSNYVRDLYQYQDVAKTVDIPYTKAHYYGSHTSINPTRIIPVGPVQDFSKPHDRDRFPR; this is translated from the coding sequence ATGGGATTGTTGGTTGATGGTAAATGGCATACCGATTGGTATGATACTGAATCTACCGGCGGAAAATTCGTCCGCAGTAAAGCTGCTTTTCGTAATTGGGTCACTGCCGATGGCTCTGCCGGCCCCAGTGGTAAAGATGGCTTTAAAGCCGAACCGGATCGCTATCATTTGTATGTTTCTTTAGCGTGCCCTTGGGCACACCGTACCTTAATATTCAGACATCTCAAAGGTTTGGAAGAGATGATTCCGATTTCTGTTGTCAATGCTTTTATGCTTGATGATGGCTGGACTTTTGAAGAGGGTGACGGGGTGATTCCCGATATGGTGAACCATAAAAACAAACTTCATGAGATTTATACTCAGGCCATGCCGGATTATTCAGGCCGTGTAACGGTGCCGGTATTGTGGGATAAAAAAACCAATACCATCGTTAGCAACGAATCATCAGAAATTATTCGCATGTTTAATAGCGCGTTTGACGGTATTGGTGCGAAACCGGGAGATTATTATCCGGTTGAATTGCGTGAAGAGATTGATTCACTCAACGAATGGATTTATGACACTGTAAATAACGGCGTATATAAAGCAGGGTTTGCTACAACACAATCTGCTTATAACGAAGCGGTTGGCGCTTTATTTGAATCATTAGACAGGCTGGAAGGCATTTTGAGCAAACAACGTTATTTAACCGGTGATCGCTTAACCGAAGCCGATTGGCGTTTGTTTACCACTCTGCTCCGCTTCGATGCGGTTTATTACGGGCATTTTAAATGCAATATCAGGCAAATAGAAGATTATCCGGCATTATCAAATTATGTTCGCGATTTATATCAATATCAGGATGTTGCTAAAACCGTGGATATTCCTTATACCAAAGCACACTATTATGGTTCGCATACCAGCATCAACCCGACAAGGATTATTCCGGTAGGCCCGGTGCAAGACTTTAGCAAACCACATGATCGCGACCGTTTTCCTAGATAA
- the ttcA gene encoding tRNA 2-thiocytidine(32) synthetase TtcA gives MSKKSKQQLENNKLNKRLRHAVGDAINDFNMIENGDKIMVCLSGGKDSYALLDILRQLQASAPIDFELVAVNLDQKQPGFPEHILPEYLESIGVPYRIVEEDTYSIVKRVIEEGKTTCSLCSRLRRGVLYRVAKELGCTKIALGHHRDDILQTMFLNMFYGGKLKAMPPKLVSDNGEHIVIRPLAYVKEKDLERYAELKQFPIIPCNLCGSQPNLQRQVIKEMLQDWDKRFPGRIESMFSALQNVVPSHLADTELFDFTGLVRGQTLKHGGDTAFDSETVPARFSDGLSENDSEITLSPPTPKKVINILASKPKTA, from the coding sequence ATGTCTAAAAAAAGCAAACAACAATTAGAAAACAATAAATTAAACAAACGATTGCGCCATGCAGTCGGCGATGCCATCAACGATTTCAATATGATTGAAAACGGCGATAAAATTATGGTTTGCCTTTCAGGTGGCAAAGACAGCTACGCCCTGCTCGACATCTTGCGTCAATTACAAGCCAGCGCGCCTATTGATTTCGAATTGGTTGCCGTTAACCTTGATCAGAAACAACCCGGTTTCCCCGAACACATCCTGCCCGAATACCTCGAAAGTATCGGCGTGCCCTACCGTATTGTAGAAGAAGATACTTATTCTATTGTTAAGCGTGTAATAGAAGAAGGCAAAACCACCTGCTCGCTATGCAGCCGCCTGCGCCGTGGCGTGCTATACCGTGTGGCGAAAGAATTAGGCTGCACTAAAATCGCACTCGGCCACCATCGCGACGATATTCTGCAAACCATGTTCCTCAATATGTTTTATGGTGGCAAACTCAAAGCCATGCCGCCCAAACTGGTTTCCGACAATGGCGAACATATTGTGATCCGGCCTTTGGCTTATGTGAAAGAAAAAGACTTGGAACGCTATGCCGAATTGAAACAGTTTCCCATTATTCCCTGCAACCTTTGTGGTTCACAGCCCAACCTGCAACGTCAGGTAATTAAGGAAATGCTACAAGATTGGGACAAACGCTTCCCAGGCCGTATTGAATCAATGTTTTCAGCGTTACAAAACGTTGTACCCTCACATCTTGCCGACACCGAACTATTTGACTTTACCGGCTTAGTACGCGGCCAAACCTTAAAACACGGTGGCGATACCGCTTTTGATTCGGAAACCGTACCCGCCCGTTTTTCAGACGGCCTATCCGAAAATGATAGTGAAATCACACTATCCCCGCCCACCCCTAAAAAGGTGATTAATATTCTAGCCAGCAAACCCAAAACCGCATAA
- a CDS encoding YkvA family protein: MKNKTSPEEFIPKFRQRNLDEPGFLKKIIRFSGKLGKPVVKQLYALYFLFKDPATPKRSKMIILGALIYFFSPIDSIPDLLGPLGFSDDIAVITLVYAQMKSHLTDEIREKARIAVDKIFG; the protein is encoded by the coding sequence ATGAAGAATAAAACTTCTCCTGAAGAATTTATCCCTAAATTTCGCCAAAGAAATCTGGACGAACCGGGTTTTCTGAAAAAAATCATACGTTTCTCCGGCAAATTGGGCAAACCGGTTGTGAAACAACTCTATGCTTTGTATTTTTTATTTAAAGATCCGGCCACACCCAAACGTTCCAAAATGATTATTTTGGGTGCATTGATTTATTTTTTCAGCCCTATCGACAGCATTCCGGACTTACTCGGCCCATTAGGCTTTAGCGATGATATTGCCGTGATTACCTTGGTCTATGCACAAATGAAAAGCCACCTGACCGATGAAATACGTGAAAAAGCACGGATTGCCGTGGATAAAATTTTCGGCTAA
- a CDS encoding DUF2798 domain-containing protein, whose amino-acid sequence MKKLSKKYTGIAFSFYTSAIMVFIVSSILIILNNGLTNFPYRLFHAYIVAWPIAFFSLLAIKPLVLKLVNLTVES is encoded by the coding sequence ATGAAAAAACTTTCTAAAAAATACACAGGCATCGCTTTTTCATTTTATACCTCTGCAATTATGGTATTTATCGTCAGCAGCATATTAATTATATTAAACAATGGATTAACAAATTTTCCTTACCGGCTTTTCCACGCTTATATTGTGGCTTGGCCAATTGCCTTTTTCAGCCTATTGGCTATCAAGCCATTGGTTTTAAAATTAGTCAATTTAACTGTTGAAAGCTAA
- a CDS encoding DedA family protein: protein MLAILEAFFIQYGYAAVFSVLLACGLGIPIPEDITLAAGGVISGLGYTNVHLMVLVGLLGVLAGDGLMFMAGRWYGHKILKVRFIARVMTPKRYAQVQEKFDKYGNRVLFVARFLPGLRTPIFISAGISGKVSVLRFIMMDGLAALISVPIWVYLGSYGAENREWLMQKIHQFQYGLFVVIGIGLLVLLYFWWKKRRRLNFYRENIRIIRRKRKESKIPPK, encoded by the coding sequence ATGCTTGCGATTTTAGAAGCTTTTTTCATTCAATACGGTTATGCAGCGGTATTTTCTGTACTACTCGCTTGCGGGCTGGGCATACCCATCCCCGAAGATATTACCCTCGCAGCAGGCGGTGTCATATCCGGATTAGGATATACCAATGTCCATCTGATGGTTTTAGTCGGCTTACTCGGTGTATTGGCAGGCGACGGCTTAATGTTTATGGCCGGCCGTTGGTATGGCCATAAAATTTTAAAAGTACGTTTTATCGCCCGCGTGATGACACCGAAGCGTTATGCCCAAGTACAGGAAAAATTTGATAAATACGGAAACCGAGTATTATTTGTCGCCCGCTTTCTACCCGGTTTACGTACCCCTATTTTTATTAGTGCCGGTATCAGTGGAAAAGTTTCCGTATTGCGTTTTATTATGATGGATGGCTTGGCCGCCTTAATTTCCGTACCAATATGGGTCTATCTCGGCTCCTACGGTGCAGAAAACCGGGAATGGCTTATGCAAAAAATCCACCAATTCCAATACGGTTTATTTGTGGTTATCGGTATTGGTCTTCTGGTGTTATTGTATTTTTGGTGGAAAAAACGCCGCCGTCTGAACTTTTATCGTGAAAATATCCGCATCATACGCCGCAAACGGAAAGAATCTAAAATCCCGCCCAAATAA
- the aroA gene encoding 3-phosphoshikimate 1-carboxyvinyltransferase — protein sequence MTEFIRLPAVTLKPSSIALPGSKSISNRTLLLAALSDNVCEIHSLLQSDDTERMLEALEKLGIQLEFFSDGRLKVHGSGGQFPNREADLFLGNAGTAFRPLTAALAILGGDYRLHGVPRMHERPIGDLVDALRIAGADIQYFGNEHYPPLHISKRTDNGERVIPIKGNVSSQFLTALLMALPLTKQAFEIRVIGELISKPYIDITLKLMAQFGVAVVNEDYRVFKIPAGSQYHAPDRLYVEGDASSASYFLAAGLLSGEPIRVTGIGADSIQGDVAFARELEKIGATVVWGGNFIEVSRAANQAVLPFDLDANHIPDAAMTLAIVALASGGTCTLRNIGSWRVKETDRIAAMANELRKVGATVVEEPEAIHITPPASLTPGAEIDTYDDHRMAMCFSLVSLLGVPVIINDPKCTYKTFPTYFDVFASLQK from the coding sequence ATGACCGAATTCATCCGCCTACCTGCCGTTACGCTCAAGCCTTCCTCTATCGCCTTACCCGGCTCTAAAAGTATCAGCAACCGTACACTCTTATTGGCGGCTTTATCCGACAATGTGTGCGAAATTCACTCTTTGCTGCAATCCGACGATACCGAACGAATGCTTGAAGCATTAGAAAAACTGGGAATTCAACTAGAGTTTTTTTCAGACGGCCGTCTGAAAGTACACGGCAGCGGCGGACAATTTCCCAACCGTGAAGCAGATCTCTTTCTCGGCAATGCGGGTACGGCATTCCGTCCACTCACCGCCGCACTGGCTATTTTAGGCGGAGATTATCGTCTTCACGGCGTACCGCGTATGCACGAGCGCCCCATCGGTGACTTAGTAGATGCCTTACGGATAGCCGGTGCCGATATCCAATATTTCGGCAATGAACATTATCCGCCGCTACACATTAGCAAACGTACAGACAACGGCGAACGGGTGATTCCGATTAAGGGCAATGTTTCCAGCCAATTTCTCACCGCCCTGCTGATGGCTCTGCCCCTCACCAAACAAGCGTTTGAAATTCGTGTGATTGGCGAATTGATATCCAAACCCTATATCGACATTACGTTGAAATTGATGGCACAATTCGGTGTAGCGGTTGTTAACGAAGATTACCGTGTTTTTAAAATTCCGGCCGGATCGCAATACCATGCCCCAGATCGGTTGTATGTGGAAGGTGATGCTTCAAGCGCCTCTTATTTCTTAGCCGCCGGCTTGCTGTCCGGTGAGCCCATCCGTGTGACCGGTATCGGTGCCGACAGTATTCAAGGCGATGTGGCTTTTGCCCGCGAATTGGAGAAAATCGGGGCGACCGTTGTGTGGGGGGGAAACTTTATCGAAGTTTCCCGCGCCGCAAACCAAGCGGTTTTGCCGTTTGATTTAGATGCCAACCATATTCCCGATGCCGCTATGACCTTGGCCATTGTTGCCTTGGCAAGCGGCGGCACTTGTACATTGCGCAATATCGGTAGCTGGCGCGTCAAAGAAACCGACCGCATTGCCGCTATGGCAAACGAGCTGCGTAAAGTCGGCGCCACCGTGGTCGAAGAACCCGAAGCCATCCATATCACACCACCGGCATCACTAACCCCTGGTGCCGAAATCGACACCTACGACGACCACCGTATGGCTATGTGTTTTTCATTGGTGTCATTATTGGGTGTACCGGTGATTATTAACGACCCCAAATGTACCTATAAAACATTCCCGACTTATTTTGATGTTTTTGCATCGCTGCAAAAATAA
- a CDS encoding DciA family protein has protein sequence MNLEKLAWRNGGLLTLLQQSQQWQKLDRQIKQVLPANLREHFQTACIEEGTLVLLANNNMAASRLRMITPSLLPKLQNLHPDIVSVRIKTIPTRPLPPRENHLKLSKTAVQSFRHSAEQLQHHPKLAEALQKLAEKHDKK, from the coding sequence ATGAATTTGGAAAAATTAGCCTGGCGCAACGGAGGGCTACTGACATTATTGCAACAGTCACAACAATGGCAAAAATTAGACCGGCAAATCAAGCAGGTTTTGCCGGCCAATCTGCGCGAACACTTTCAGACGGCCTGTATAGAAGAAGGAACGTTGGTTTTATTGGCAAACAACAATATGGCCGCCTCCCGTTTGCGTATGATTACCCCGAGTCTGCTGCCGAAACTACAAAATCTGCATCCGGATATCGTTAGCGTGCGCATTAAAACCATTCCCACCCGCCCGTTACCGCCCCGTGAGAATCATTTAAAACTGAGCAAAACAGCAGTGCAAAGCTTTCGTCATTCAGCTGAGCAACTACAACACCACCCCAAATTAGCCGAAGCTTTGCAGAAACTAGCGGAAAAACACGATAAAAAATAA
- the speB gene encoding agmatinase, with protein sequence MTEHIYGDGAFRRTSLQGSTIENTYAGALSFMRRRYTRDLNGVDVVVSGVPLDLATTFRPGARLGPAAIRAASVQLAELNLFPWGFDPFDDLAVIDYGDCWFDAHQPWTIRETIVQHARDIINNSSAKMLTFGGDHFITYPLLQAHAEKYGKPLSLLHFDAHCDTWPDDAPESLNHGTMFYKAIKEGLIQPETSAQVGIRTWNSDFMGMNMLFAPWVNENGIEATVKRIYDIIGDNPVYITFDIDCLDPAFAPGTGTPVPGGLNSHTALGIIRSLGDLNIVGMDVVEVSPAYDNAEITAIAAAHVAADMLCLMRNKKVAGNL encoded by the coding sequence ATGACTGAACATATCTACGGCGATGGCGCATTCCGACGCACATCCCTACAAGGCTCTACCATAGAAAATACTTACGCCGGTGCATTATCCTTTATGCGCCGACGCTACACCCGTGATTTAAACGGCGTTGACGTGGTTGTGTCAGGCGTACCGTTGGATTTAGCGACCACTTTCCGCCCCGGCGCACGTTTGGGCCCCGCCGCCATCCGCGCCGCCAGCGTACAGCTTGCCGAGTTAAACCTATTCCCTTGGGGCTTTGATCCTTTCGACGACTTGGCCGTTATCGACTACGGTGACTGTTGGTTTGATGCGCACCAACCGTGGACAATCCGCGAAACCATCGTGCAACACGCCCGCGACATTATCAACAATAGTTCTGCCAAAATGCTCACATTCGGCGGTGACCATTTTATTACCTATCCCCTGTTGCAAGCCCATGCCGAAAAATACGGCAAACCTTTGAGCCTGCTGCATTTCGATGCCCATTGCGATACATGGCCGGATGATGCGCCCGAATCGCTCAATCACGGCACCATGTTCTATAAAGCCATTAAAGAGGGCTTGATTCAACCTGAAACTTCGGCACAAGTCGGCATCCGCACATGGAATAGCGATTTCATGGGCATGAATATGCTGTTTGCACCGTGGGTAAACGAAAATGGCATAGAGGCAACGGTAAAACGTATTTACGATATTATCGGCGACAACCCTGTCTATATCACTTTCGATATCGACTGCTTGGATCCCGCCTTTGCCCCCGGCACCGGCACCCCCGTTCCCGGCGGCTTAAACTCCCATACCGCCTTGGGCATTATCCGCAGTTTGGGTGATTTAAATATTGTCGGTATGGATGTTGTGGAAGTTTCTCCGGCTTATGACAATGCCGAAATCACAGCTATTGCTGCCGCCCACGTGGCTGCTGATATGCTTTGCCTAATGAGGAATAAAAAAGTAGCCGGTAATCTTTAA
- a CDS encoding prokaryotic membrane lipolipid attachment site family protein, translating into MKKHIPLLLLSVALAGCETIYLPSLKEVPLKPTNVKNEPAKAPYKLAASHWTDVSKIREEATRLSYQVSGGQITKVQAAQYLNRFRIRQVGRNQVDDSMYEVYLRSAVDSQRGAITTEQSKLYIQNALRGWHQRWPNMSNKPSNPAFTNFLMEVMGMDPLK; encoded by the coding sequence ATGAAAAAACATATTCCCCTCTTATTATTATCGGTTGCATTGGCAGGTTGTGAAACAATTTATCTTCCTTCTTTGAAAGAAGTACCGCTGAAACCTACTAATGTTAAGAATGAACCTGCGAAAGCGCCTTATAAACTGGCGGCTAGCCATTGGACGGATGTTTCTAAAATTCGTGAAGAGGCTACGCGGCTGAGTTATCAGGTTAGTGGCGGACAGATTACCAAAGTTCAAGCTGCGCAATACCTTAATCGCTTCCGTATCCGCCAGGTCGGTCGCAATCAGGTAGACGACAGTATGTATGAGGTTTATCTGCGTTCTGCTGTGGATAGCCAACGTGGTGCGATTACAACCGAACAGTCTAAACTGTATATCCAAAATGCTTTACGCGGCTGGCATCAGCGTTGGCCGAATATGAGCAATAAACCGTCTAATCCCGCGTTTACCAACTTCCTGATGGAAGTCATGGGTATGGATCCTTTAAAATAA
- the glmM gene encoding phosphoglucosamine mutase encodes MAKKYFGTDGVRGEVGTFPITPDFVLKLGYAAGQVLVQHDSEHKPTVLIGKDTRISGYMLEAALVAGFTAAGVNVIQTGPLPTPGVAYLTRALRLSAGVMISASHNVYSDNGIKFFAEGGVKLSDEIELEIEAKLDEELKTLPSDKLGRARRISGADDRYIEFCKSTFPANLDLRGLTLVVDTANGAGYHVAPKVFHELGAKVVTIGDEPNGYNINEKCGATHPKALQAAVLQNEADYGIALDGDGDRLMMVDKNGKVYDGDRLIYVIAKARAAEGIEIGGVVGTVMTNMGMELALKEQNIAFCRAKVGDRYVLEQLQQRGWLIGGEASGHILCMDKHNTGDGIISALQVLAALRILKQDLPTVCADWRAFPQTMINVRIRKGLDWESASKTVLAEVEKELEGKGRVVLRASGTEPVVRVMVEAADAEWAKKGAERIAKAIQSAASADKA; translated from the coding sequence ATGGCAAAAAAATATTTTGGTACCGACGGTGTGCGCGGTGAAGTGGGTACTTTTCCGATTACCCCTGATTTTGTATTGAAACTCGGTTATGCGGCAGGCCAAGTATTGGTTCAGCATGACAGCGAACACAAGCCGACGGTATTAATCGGCAAAGACACCCGCATTTCAGGTTATATGCTTGAAGCTGCCTTGGTAGCGGGCTTTACCGCTGCCGGCGTAAATGTGATTCAAACCGGCCCCCTGCCGACACCGGGCGTTGCCTACCTGACCCGAGCCCTACGTTTGTCGGCCGGCGTCATGATTTCGGCTTCACATAATGTTTATTCGGATAACGGTATCAAATTTTTTGCCGAAGGCGGCGTGAAACTCAGCGACGAAATCGAATTGGAAATAGAAGCCAAGCTCGATGAAGAGTTAAAAACCCTGCCCTCCGACAAACTCGGCCGTGCCCGCCGTATCAGTGGTGCCGACGACCGTTATATCGAATTTTGCAAATCAACCTTCCCTGCCAATCTTGATCTGCGCGGGTTAACACTGGTTGTCGATACCGCCAATGGTGCGGGTTATCATGTGGCACCGAAAGTTTTCCATGAATTGGGTGCTAAAGTCGTAACCATCGGCGACGAACCGAACGGCTATAATATTAATGAAAAATGCGGTGCAACCCACCCAAAAGCCCTGCAAGCGGCGGTTTTGCAAAATGAAGCCGACTACGGCATCGCGCTCGACGGCGACGGCGACCGCCTGATGATGGTGGATAAAAACGGCAAGGTTTACGACGGCGACCGCCTGATTTATGTGATTGCCAAAGCCCGTGCCGCCGAAGGCATAGAAATCGGCGGTGTGGTCGGCACTGTTATGACCAATATGGGAATGGAATTGGCGCTCAAAGAGCAAAATATTGCGTTCTGCCGTGCCAAAGTCGGTGACCGTTATGTGCTCGAACAGCTTCAACAACGCGGCTGGTTAATCGGTGGTGAAGCCAGCGGCCATATTTTGTGTATGGATAAACACAATACCGGCGACGGTATTATTTCCGCGCTGCAAGTCTTGGCGGCTTTACGCATCCTTAAACAAGACCTGCCGACTGTATGTGCCGACTGGCGAGCTTTTCCGCAAACCATGATCAATGTGCGCATACGTAAAGGTTTGGACTGGGAAAGTGCTTCCAAAACGGTTTTAGCAGAAGTTGAAAAAGAATTGGAAGGCAAAGGTCGCGTAGTCTTGCGCGCTTCCGGCACCGAGCCCGTAGTGCGTGTTATGGTGGAAGCCGCTGATGCCGAATGGGCGAAAAAAGGCGCTGAACGTATTGCCAAAGCCATCCAAAGCGCTGCTTCTGCCGACAAGGCGTAA